In the genome of Dioscorea cayenensis subsp. rotundata cultivar TDr96_F1 chromosome 1, TDr96_F1_v2_PseudoChromosome.rev07_lg8_w22 25.fasta, whole genome shotgun sequence, one region contains:
- the LOC120261045 gene encoding mannose-specific lectin-like, translating into MASTRAFVSLSVALLLIASPLCCMADFILYSGESLRSGQALSPTYYASYTFIMQSDCNLVEYDNGNAIWASGTNGRGSSCYVTLQSDGNLVIYDNNNNAVWASNTNVGQGNYVLILQKDRNVVIYGGALWATNTNTVGVSRGMFIQSKATIFGSLPANETTAEAKAARISMVVNK; encoded by the exons ATGGCTAGCACAAGAGCGTTTGTTTCCCTTTCTGTGGCCCTGCTACTTATTGCTTCTCCTCTTTGCTGCATGGCCGATTTCATACTTTACTCTGGGGAATCCCTCAGGTCCGGCCAAGCCTT ATCCCCAACATACTATGCTAGCTACACTTTCATTATGCAGTCTGACTGCAACCTGGTCGAGTATGATAATGGCAACGCAATCTGGGCTTCCGGCACTAACGGCCGAGGCAGCAGCTGCTACGTCACTCTGCAGAGTGATGGTAACCTGGTCATTtatgacaataacaacaatgcTGTGTGGGCAAGCAACACCAACGTGGGACAAGGCAACTACGTCCTCATCCTCCAGAAAGATCGCAATGTCGTCATCTATGGTGGTGCACTTTGGGCAACCAACACTAACACTGTTGGCGTCTCTCGTGGTATGTTCATCCAAAGTAAGGCCACCATCTTTGGTTCTTTGCCTGCTAACGAAACTACTGCAGAAGCCAAGGCTGCACGCATTTCCATGGTCGTCAACAAGTGA